CGACCCCGGCGCAGGAGATGGCCTACGCGTTCTGCATCGCGAAAGCCTACGCCGACGAAGTCATCGCGCGCGGCTTGGCGGTCGACGAATTCGCCGGGCGGCTGTCGTACAACTTCAACATCTTCGGCAACCTCTTCGAGCAGGTGTGCAAGTTCCGCGCGGGCCGCAGCCTGTGGGCGAAGATCATGAAGGAGGAGTACCACGCCGAAAAACCCGGCTCGATGTGGCTGCGCATGATCGCGGCCGGCGGCGGCGGCGGCCTGACCTTCGAGCAGCCGGAGCTCAACATCGTGCGCGGCGCGTACTACGCGCTGATCAGCGCGCTCTCCGGCACGCAGACGATGGCGCTGTGCTCGTACGACGAGGCCTACACGATCCCGACCGAGTATTCGGCGCGCATCTCGCTGCGCACGATGCAGATCCTCATCGAGGAGATGGGGATGACCGAGACGGTCGATCCGCTCGGCGGCTCGTACTACGTCGAGACGATGACGAACGAGATGCGCAAGAAGATGGAAGAGATCATCGCCGAGACCGACGCGCAGGGCGGCATCGTCAAGCTCGTGTCGGAAGGGATCATCCAGGCGAAAGTCTCGGCGCAGGCGTACCAGATGCAGCGCGACATCGAGTCCGGCAAGTTCCCGAAAGTCGGCGTCAACCGCTACCGCAACGAGCACGAGGACGAGCATCCGGTCGAGTTCCACCCGTACAACGAGGACGACGCGCGCGTGCAGATCGACGGGCTGAACAAGGTGCGCGCCGAACGCGACAGCGCGCACGTCGCGCGCACGCTCGCCGCCGTCAGCGAAGCCGCCCGGGCCGGTGCGAACGTCATGCCGGCGATCGTCGAGGCGGTCAAGGCCTATGCCAGTGTCGGCGAAATCACGAAGGAACTGGTGAAGGTCTATGGCCGCTACCAGGAACCGATCCGCTTCTGAGAGCACCGAGGAAGTCGAGGAAAGAAATGAGCGAAACCATTGAAGCTATCACCACCTACCTGGCGCCCCGGCGCCTCGACGAAGCTTTGCAGGCCATGGCGGACGGCGATGCGACGGTATTGTGCGGCGGCACGGATCTCGCGCCGCAGACCGAATCCGGCGCGCGCCAGTACAAGGCGCGGCTGCTCAACATCAACCGCGTCGAGGGGCTCGGCGGCATCGCGACCGACGGCGCCGAGATCCGCATCGGCGCGACGACGACCGTGGCCGAGATCCGCCGCAGCGCCGCGCTGGCCAAGATCGCGCCGGTGCTGGTCGAGGCGGCCGAGCATTTTGCCAGCGAACAGATACGCAACGCGGCCTCGCTGGGCGGCAACCTGTGCAACGCTTCGCCGGCCGGCGACATGAGCCCGCCGCTGCTGGTGCTGGGCGCGGCGGTCGAACTCGCGTGCTGGCGCGACGGCGCCGCGCATACGCGCCGGGTGCCGCTGGAGCAGTTCTTCGTCGCCCCGGGCAGGACCGTCAAGCTGGCGCAGGAGCTGCTGACCGCCGTCGTGTTCGCGCGGCCCGCACCCGGCTTCGTCGCCCGCTTCCGCAAATCCGGCCCGCGCCCGGCGCTTGAAATCTCCACCGTTTCGGTGGCCCTCGGCGCGCGCGTCGCCGACGGCAGGCTGGGTGACGTGCGCGTCGCGATGGGGTCGGTGGCGCCGACGCCGTTGCGCGCCCGCCATGTCGAAGCCGCGCTCGAAGGCCGGCCGCTCGACGCCGCGACCATCGCGGCGGCGGTCACCGCGGCGGCCGAGGATGCCAAACCCATCGATGACGTGCGTGCCAGCGCCTGGTACCGCAGTCATCTCGTCAAAGTGTTCGTTGAAGAGGTACTCGATGATGTCCGTGGAAACTGAAATCCGCTTCTCGCTCAACGGC
The window above is part of the Azoarcus sp. PA01 genome. Proteins encoded here:
- a CDS encoding methylmalonyl-CoA mutase family protein, whose amino-acid sequence is MNDRAQSTLKIVTNESGLEVKPLYTAADVEESGGTTMLGEPGEYPFTRGIHREMYRKQAWTMRQYAGFGNPHDTNQRFKYLIANGQTGLNVAFDLPTQIGLDSDDPLAAGEIGRVGMSIDTLRDFEVAFDGIDLDKITVSMTINGAAAIAIAMYLAMAEKRGYDVRKLRGTAQNDILKEFIGRGTWIFPVEPSIKLVGDTIEYCAEHAPKYSPVSVCGYHIRESGATPAQEMAYAFCIAKAYADEVIARGLAVDEFAGRLSYNFNIFGNLFEQVCKFRAGRSLWAKIMKEEYHAEKPGSMWLRMIAAGGGGGLTFEQPELNIVRGAYYALISALSGTQTMALCSYDEAYTIPTEYSARISLRTMQILIEEMGMTETVDPLGGSYYVETMTNEMRKKMEEIIAETDAQGGIVKLVSEGIIQAKVSAQAYQMQRDIESGKFPKVGVNRYRNEHEDEHPVEFHPYNEDDARVQIDGLNKVRAERDSAHVARTLAAVSEAARAGANVMPAIVEAVKAYASVGEITKELVKVYGRYQEPIRF
- a CDS encoding xanthine dehydrogenase family protein subunit M, producing MSETIEAITTYLAPRRLDEALQAMADGDATVLCGGTDLAPQTESGARQYKARLLNINRVEGLGGIATDGAEIRIGATTTVAEIRRSAALAKIAPVLVEAAEHFASEQIRNAASLGGNLCNASPAGDMSPPLLVLGAAVELACWRDGAAHTRRVPLEQFFVAPGRTVKLAQELLTAVVFARPAPGFVARFRKSGPRPALEISTVSVALGARVADGRLGDVRVAMGSVAPTPLRARHVEAALEGRPLDAATIAAAVTAAAEDAKPIDDVRASAWYRSHLVKVFVEEVLDDVRGN